The region GTTCAGGAATGCGCTGAAAGCGACGAGGTTGATGTTGACGCTGAGCAGGATCAGCTCGATCGCCATCAGGATGATGATCACGTTCTTCCGGTTGAGGAAGATACCGAGCACGCCAAGCACGAACAGGACTGCGCTCACGACGATGTAATGTTCGACGCCGATCATTTGCGTCCCTTTCTCGAAGCTACAAGGACGAGTGCGCCCAGTCCCAGTGCGCCCAGGACGATCAGGAAAATCAGGATCTGCCAGATACCGAGGCCCATCAGAGCTCGACCCCCTTCCCGACTTCAGGACGCTTCATGACGGTCGCGTCCTCGGGGCGGCGCTGGTTCTGCTTGGCGATGTTCTGGTGGCCGCGCTGCGTCTTGGGCGGACGGTGCGTCAGCACGATCGCGCCGATCATCGCGATGAGCAGGATGATGCCCGCAGCCTCGAACAGGAACAGGTACTTGCCGTAAAGCAGGACACCGAGGCTCTCGATATTGCTTTCACCCACGCGCGGGGCGCCCTCGCCGCTCGGCGTGCCGAGTTCGAGCGCTCCGGCCTGGTAGGCGCCGATGCCCAGCACCAGCTCCGCCAGCAGGACCAGCGCGATGGCGATCCCGAGAGGGAAATTGCGGATGAAACCGGCGCGCAGTTCGGCGAAGTCGATGTCGAGCATCATGACGACGAACAGGAACAGCACCGCGACCGCGCCGACGTAGACGACGACCAGCAGCATCGCGATGAATTCCGCGCCGACCAGCACCATCAGGCCCGCCGCGTTGAAGAACGCGAGGATCAGCCACAGCACCGAGTGGACCGGGTTTTTCGCCGTGATCACCATCACCGCGCTGGCGATGACGAGGACCGCGAAAAAGTAGAAGGCGATTGTTTGAATCATGTGCCCCGTTTCTCAGTTGCGGCGCGGTTAGCGGTAGGGCGCATCGGCTTCAAGGTTCGCGGCGATCGCACGCTCCCACTTGTCCCCGTTGGCCAGCAGTTTTGCCTTGTCGTAGAGCAGTTCCTCGCGCGTTTCGGTCGCGTATTCGAAGTTCGGCCCTTCGACGATCGCATCCACCGGGCAGGCTTCCTGGCAGAAGCCGCAGTAGATGCACTTGGTCATGTCGATGTCGTAGCGCGTGGTGCGGCGGCTGCCGTCCTCGCGCGGTTCGCTCTCGATAGTGATTGCCTGCGCCGGGCAGATCGCCTCGCACAGCTTGCAGGCGATGCAGCGCTCTTCCCCGTTGGGATACCGGCGCAGGGCATGCTCACCGCGGAAACGCGGGCTGAGCGGGTTCTTCTCGAACGGATAGTTGATCGTCACCTTGGGCTTGAAGAAGTACTTCAGCGTGAGGGCATGCGCCTTCACGAACTCCCACAGGGTGAACGATTTTACGAGATGCGCGACCGAGGTCATGCGGCGGCTCCATAGTGGCCCGTGGCCATCAGATATCCGGAAATGGCGACGACGAAGAACAGGCTCAGCGGCAGGAAGACCTTCCAGCCAAGCCGCATCAGCTGGTCGTAGCGATAGCGCGGTACGGTCGCCATGACCCAGCTGAACATGAAGAAGAAGAACAGGATCTTGGCGAACAGCCAGATGATGCCCGGCACTTCGTAGAGCGGCGCCCAGTCGACCGGCGGCAACCAGCCACCGAAGAAGAGCAGCGCGTTGAGCGTGCACATCAGCAGGATGTTGGCATATTCGCCGAGCCAGAAGAGCGCGAAGCTCATCGAGCTGTATTCGGTCTGGTAACCGGCGACGAGTTCCGATTCAGCCTCGGTAAGGTCGAAGGGAACGCGCTGCGTTTCCGCGAGGCTGGAGATGAAGAACATCACCCACATCGGGAAAAGCAGCAGGTTGAACCAGTAGCCGTTCACGAAGCCGAGGCCGTGGCCCTTCTGCGCCTCGACGATGTCGCTGAGGTTGAAGGTGCCCGCCCACAGCACGACGCAGATCAGGATGAAGCCGATCGAGACTTCGTAAGAGATCATCTGTGCGGCGGCGCGCATGGCGGAGAAGAACGGGTATTTCGAGTTGGACGCCCAGCCCGACATGACCACGCCGTAAACCGACAGCGAGCTGATCGCGAGGATGTAGAGCAGGCCGACGTTGATGTCCGCCAGCACCACGCCCGCATCGAACGGCACCACGGCCCAGGCGGCGAGCGCCACGGTGAAGGTGATGATCGGCGCGAGGATGAAGATGCCCTTGTTCGCCGCGCTCGGGATAATGGTTTCCTGCAGGAATACCTTGAGACCGTCGGCGAAAGACTGGAGCAGGCCGAAAGGCCCGACCACGTTCGGCCCGCGACGCAGGTTGATCGCCGCCCAAACCTTGCGGTCCATGTAAATGATCATCGCGACTGCCAGCATGAGCGGCAGCGCGATCAGCAGGATGCCTGCGACGGTCGCAGTGAACCACGCCCATTCGTAGGTCATGCCGAGGTTCTGGAAGAATTCGGTCATTCCGCTGCCTCCGCAAGTTCTTCGCCGTGCAGCAGCTCGGCCGAGCATTGCTGCATCACGCCGCTCGCACGCGCGATCGGGTTGGTGAGGTAGAAATCCTTGATCGGATAGGCATCGATCGTGCCTTCAGCCTTCGCAGCGCCATCGGCCTTCGGCAGCGATCCGAGGTCGGCAAGGCCTTCCTCGCCGAGCGCAGGCACGGCCTTGATCATGGCCGACTGCAGTTCGTCGAAGCTGTCGAAGCCGACGTTCACGCCGAGCGCATCCGCAAGCGCGCGAACGATCGTCCAGTCCTCGCGCGCGTCACCCGGCGCGAAAACGGCCTTCTCGGCATATTGCACGCGGCCTTCGGTGTTGACGAAGGTTCCGTCCTTCTCGGCGAAGCTTGCCGCCGGGAGGATGATGTCGGCCGAATGCGCGCCCTTGTCGCCGTGATGGCCGATGTAGACCTTCAGGCTGTCGGCGTAAGGCTCGTAATCCATCTCGTCCGCGCCGAGCGAGAGGAGCACTTTCGGAGCAGCTTTGGCGATATCCGCCATGCCGCCCTTCTGCGCGAAGCCGAGCATCAGGCCGCCCATGCGCGCCGCGGAGAAGTGCAGCACGTTGAAGCCGTTCCACCCGTCCTTGACGACGCCAAGCGCGTCTGCCGCAGCAAGGCCCGCAGCGAGCGCACCCTTTGCAAGCGCGGCGCCGCCCATGATGATCGCCGGGCGCTCGGCACCATTGAAGGCGTCGGTAACGCTGGCCGGAAGGTTCGACAGGGCCGAAAGATCGTTGCCGATGAATTCGGCAGGATAGGTCGGATCCCATTCCGGGCCGAGCACGAAGACTTTCGCCCCGCGCTTGACCGCCTTGCGCAGGCGGACATTCACCAGCGGCGCTTCCCAGCGCACGTGGCTGCCGACGATCAGGATCGCATCGGCGGTCTCGATACCCGCGAGGGTCGAGTTGAAATTCACGGCCGCGAGGTTCGACACGTCGTAATCCATGCCGGTCTGGCGACCTTCGACGAGGTTCGAACCACATGCCTTGAGCAGCGACTTGGTAGCGAACATCGTTTCGCAGTCGACCATGTCGCCCGCGACGGCCGCGATGCTCTTGGTGTTGCCCTTGAGCTGCTTGGCGATCGCCTTGAAGGCCTCGTCCCAACCGGCAGGCTGGAGCTTGCCGCGCTTGCGCATGAAGACCTTGTCGAGGCGGCGGCGAGTCAGCCCGTCGACCTGGTAGCGCCCCTTGTCGGACAGCCATTCCTCGTTGACGTCGTCATTGTTGCGCGGAAGCGCACGCATGACTTCGCGGCCCTTGGAATAAAGGGTGATGTTCGCGCCGACCGCGTCGGAAACATCGATGCTGAGCGTCTTCTTGAGCTCCCACGGACGCGCTTCGAACGCATAGGGGCGCGAGGTGAGCGCGCCGACCGGGCAAAGGTCGATGACGTTTGCGGACAGCTCGTGCTGCGCGGCCTGCTCGAGATAGGTGGTGATCTGCATGTCCTCGCCGCGATACAGCGCGCCGATTTCGTCCACGCCGGCGATCTCTTCGGAGAAACGCACGCAGCGGGTGCAGTGGATGCAGCGGGTCATCACCGTCTTGATCAGCGGACCCATGTACTTCTCGGTCACCGCCCGCTTGTTCATCTGGTAGCGCGAACCGCCACGACCATAGGCAACAGCCTGGTCCTGCAGGTCGCACTCGCCGCCCTGGTCGCAGATCGGGCAGTCGAGCGGGTGATTGATGAGAAGGAATTCCATCACGCCTTCGCGCGCGGTCTTCACCATTTCGGTGTCGGTGCGGATGTCCTGCCCTTCGGTCGCCGGGAGCGCACAGCTCGCCTGCGGCTTGGGCGGTCCGGGCTTCACCTCGACGAGGCACATGCGGCAGTTGCCGGCAATCGACAGCCGCTCGTGATAGCAGAAACGCGGGATTTCCTTCCCGGCCATTTCGCAGGCCTGCAGGACGGTCGCACCGTCCGGAACCTCGATTTCCTGTCCGTCTACTGTGACCTTAGGCATTATTCGGCTGCCTCAGCGAATTTGGCGTTGTGTTCGTGAATCCGGCGCTCGAGCTCCGGACGGAAATGGCGGATGAGGCCCTGAATCGGCCATGCGGCCGCATCGCCCAGGGCGCAGATGGTATGGCCTTCGACCTGCTTGGTGACCTGTTGCAGCATGTCGATTTCCTCGATCGCCGCATCGCCTTCGCGCAGGCGCTCCATCATGCGCCACATCCAGCCAGTACCTTCGCGGCAGGGCGTGCACTGGCCGCAGCTCTCGTGTTTGTAGAAGTAGCTGATGCGGGAAATCGCGCGGACGATGTCGGTCGACTTGTCCATCACGATGACACCGGCCGTGCCGAGGCCCGAGCCGAGGTCCTTGAGGCCGTCGAAATCCATCGGTGCGTCCCAGATCTGCTCTGCCGGGACCAGCGGAACCGACGAACCGCCGGGGATCACGGCGAGGAGGTTGTCCTTGCCGCCGATGATACCGCCGCAGTGCTTCTCGATCAGCTCGCTGAACGGGATGCTGAGCGCTTCCTCGACCACGCAAGGCTTGTTCACATGGCCGCTGATCTGGAACAGCTTGGTGCCCTTGTTGTTCTCGCGCCCGAAGCTGGCGAACCACGAACCGCCGCGACGCAGGATCGTCGGGACGACCGCGATGCTCTCGACGTTGTTGACCGTGGTCGGGCAGCCATAGAGGCCCGCGCCTGCCGGAAACGGCGGCTTGAGGCGCGGCTGGCCCTTCTTGCCTTCTAGGCTTTCGATCATCGCGGTTTCTTCACCGCAGATGTAGGCGCCCGCGCCGCGGTGCAGGAAGACGTCGAAATCGTAGCCCGACTTCGCAGCGTTCTTGCCGATCAGGCCGGCATCATAGGCCTCGTCGATCGCAGCCTGCAGCGTCTCGGCCTCGCGGATGTATTCGCCGCGGATGTAGATGTAGGCCGCACGCGCGCGCATGGCGAAACCGGCAACCAGCGCGCCTTCGATCAGCTTGTGCGGATCGTGGCGGATGATCTCGCGGTCCTTGCACGAACCCGGCTCGGATTCGTCGGCATTGATGACGAGGAAGCTGGGACGGCCGTCCTTGCTTTCCTTCGGCATGAACGACCACTTGAGGCCGGTCGGGAAGCCCGCACCGCCGCGGCCGCGCAGGCCAGAGGTCTTGATTTCCTCGATGATCGCGTCCTGGCCGCGCGCGATGAGCGACTTGGTATCGTCCCAGTCGCCGCGCTGTTGCGCTGCCTTCAGGCCCCAGTCCTGGAAGCCGTAGACGTTCGTGAAGATGCGATCCTTATCGGCCAGCATCGTCGATATCCTTCGTTTTCGCCAGTTTCAGCTGCCGCAGGCACAGCACCTGGAAAATCAGTCCCATCGCCATCAGCGCGATGCCGGTCGAACGCTCGCCCGCCGAGGCGAGATAGGCGCCGGCGAGAAAGCCGACGACACCGGCAATTGCGAGGGCGATCACTCCGCCGTTCATGACCACTCACCGCGATAGTCGTGGTTCGCCTCGACCATTTCCTTGAGCGTGGTCGGACCGCCGCTCGGCTCGGACGTATGACGGCCCGGCTCCTGCGTACCGGCCTTCGGCTGTTCGCCCCTGGCAAGCGCATCGAGCACGGCGTCGAGACGCTCCGGCGTCAGGTCTTCGTAATTATCGTCGTTGATCTGGACCATCGGCGCGGTTGCGCAATTGCCCATGCATTCGACTTCGGTGAGGGTCCACAGGCCGTCTTCCGACACCTCGCCCTTCTTCATGCCGCGCTTCTTGCAAGTCTCGAACAGCCCGTCCGAACCGCGCAGCATGCACGGCGTCGTGCCGCAGACCTGCACGTGATAACGGCCTACCGGCTTGAGATTGTACATGAAATAGAAGGTCGCGACTTCGAGAACGCGGATGACCGGCATGCCGAGATAGTCGGCGACATATTCGATCACCGGCAGCGGCAGCCAGCCCTGCGTGTTGGTCTCTTCACCGACCTGGCGCTGGGCAAGGTCGAGCAGCGGCATCACCGCAGAGCGCTGGCGCCCTTCGGGATAGCGCGCAATCGCCTTGTCGGCCTTCGCCTTGTAGTCGGCGTTGAAGGCGAAATTGCCCCAACGCTCGCGCAGTTCCGGCGTATCGGGTGCGGGTGTACGATCAGCCATGGATCAACCTGTGTTGCAGATAACGGCCGACATAGAGGCCGATGACGGCAGCGAAGGCCGTCGAGAGGATTTCCTTGAGGCTCGATTGCCCGTGAAACGCGACGAGATACGCCGCCACCGCCGAAGCGAAGGCCGCGAATGCCGCGATGAAGATGAAAATTTCGCGGAGCACTAGCGGTCACACTCCCCGAACACGACGTCGATCGCGCCGAGAATGGCGGTCGCGTCGGGCAGCATGTGGCCTTTGCTCATCATGTCCATCGCCTGGAGGTGACTGAAAGCGGTCGGACGGATCTTGCAGCGGTAGGGTTTGTTCGACCCGTCGCTGACGAGATAGACGCCGAATTCGCCCTTGGGGCTTTCGGTCGCGACGTAGACTTCGCCCGCCGGGACATGGAAGCCCTCGGTGTAGAGCTTGAAGTGGTGGATTAGCGCTTCCATCGACTGCTTCATCTCGCCGCGCTTGGGCGGGGAGACCTTGCCGTCGGTGCTCGCGACCGGACCTTCCGGCATTTCGGCGAGGCACTGCTTGATGATCTTCGCGCTCTCGTAGACTTCCTTCACGCGCACGACGAAGCGGTCGTAGCAGTCGGAATTCGTCCCGACCGGGATTTCGAAGTCCATGCGGTCGTAGACGTCGTAAGGCTGCGCCTTGCGCAGGTCCCACGGAACGCCGGCGGCGCGGATCATCGGGCCCGAGAAGCCCCAGGCGATCGCGTCGTCACGGCTGACGACAGCAATGTCGACGTTGCGCTGCTTGAAGATGCGGTTGTCGAGAACGAGGCTCATAGCGTCGCCGAACAGCTCCGGCAGACGCGTATCGAGCCATTCGCCGATGTCGACGAGGAGCTTTTCCGGCACGTCCTGATGGACACCGCCCGGACGGAACCACGCGCTGTGCATGCGCGCGCCCGAGGCCCGCTCGAAGAAGTTCATGCAGTCTTCGCGCAGCTCGAACACCCATAGGTTCGGCGTCATCGCGCCAACGTCCATCACGTGGGCGCCGATGTTGAGCATGTGGTTGCAGATGCGGGTCAGCTCGGCGAACAGCACGCGAAGGTACTGCGCACGCTCCGGCACCTCGACATTCAGCATCTTCTCGATAGCGAGGACGTAGCTGTATTCCTGCGCCAGCGGCGAGCAGTAGTCGAGACGATCGAAATAGGGCAGCGACTGAAGGTAGGTGCGCTGCTCGATCAGCTTCTCGGTACCGCGGTGCAGCAGGCCGACATGCGGGTCGATACGCTCGATGATCTCGCCATCGAGCTCCATGACCATGCGAAGAACGCCGTGCGCCGCCGGGTGCTGCGGGCCGAAGTTGATCGTGTAGTTGGTGATGACCTCGTCGCCGGTGGTCGGCGACTCTTCGAGCTGCAGGCTCATGCTGCTTCTCCTGTGGTGCAGGTCCAGGTTCCGGTAGGATAGCGGCGTTGCCCCGCACCGCTGGTGATGACGAGCTGGGCCGGCCACTGGTAAGTGTTGACAGCCGGCTCTTTCGGAGCGCCCTCGCCCCGGATGACGGAGACGGTGAATTCACCGTCGCCAACGGTCGGGCCGGATTCAATCGCCTGGGCGCCGCCGAGATCGGCTCCGCCCATGACGCGCTCGACCCCGTTGATCACGACGACAGCGCGGCCCGAGGTATCGGTATTGCTGGTAGCGCCCGCGACGAAGACGGTTTCGCCGCCCTGCTCGAACTTGCAGCCGCCGTCGGTCTTGCCGAGCCTGGCGGCGGCGTTCTGCGACACGGCGACGAGTTTCTCGGGCGGCTGGGCAGTGCCGGTCGGCGCACCGAGCGGACCCGATGCGATGCGGTCGGCGAAGTCGTCGGCGCCATCGTCGTTCGCGCTTTCGACGCGTTCGGCGAATTCCTCGGCGCTTTCACCGGGCGCAGCCGACTGCTCCGGCGTGCATTGGCACCCGGCGACGAGGCTGACGCCTCCGAAAACAACAAGGAGAGGAATTTTCCTCACTTCTCGTCGTCCTCCTTGTCGACCTCGGTGGCAGCCGGGGTGTCCTTGGTCTTGCCCTTGCGCTCCGCGCGGTCGGCCCGGTCCTCGGTCGGCTCGGGCGCATCCTCGGCGACGTCGGTGTCCTTCTCGGCCGGCGCGTCGGCGCTGACTTTCTCGGCAGCCTTGGCGTCGGCCTTGGCACCGGCACCGGTATCGGACGGCTTTTCCGTGGTCTTCGGCTCGTCGACAGGAGGCGTATCCGCCTTCTCGTCGCCCGGGAGCACGTAATCCGCGCCTTCCCAAGGGCTCATGAAGTCGAAGGTGCGCATGTCTTGCGCGAGCTTCACCGGCTCGTACACGACGCGCTTCTCGTCTTCCGAATACCGCAGCTCGGTATAGCCGGTCATCGGGAAGTCCTTGCGGAAGGGATGCCCTTCGAAGCCGTAGTCGGTCAGGATGCGGCGCAGGTCGGTGTTGCCTTCGAAAAGGACACCGAACATGTCGAACACCTCGCGCTCGAGCCAGCCCGCATTCGGCCACAGCGTCGTGACGGTCGGAACCGGCGTCGCTTCGTCGGTCGAGCACTTGACCATGATACGGTGGTTCTTGGTCAAGCTCAGCAGCATGTAGACGACTTCGAACCGCTCGGGACGCGACGGGTAGTCGACGCCGGCGATCTCCATCAGCTGCTGGTATTCGTGTTCGTCACGCAGCAGGCGCAGCGCATCCTCGATGCTCTCGCGCTTCACGCGGAAGAGGATTTCGCCATGCTCTTCATGAGCGTCGACGAGCATACCGCCGAGCGCCTTGGAAAGAGCCTCACTTACGCCTTCGTTCGAAGCGATCTTCGGTGCGGAGTGAAGGACAGCCATCAGCGTTCGATCGTCCCTGCACGGCGGATTTTCCGCTGCAGCTGCATGACGCCGTAAAGCAGCGCCTCGGCAGTCGGCGGGCAACCCGGGATGTAGATGTCGACCGGCACGATGCGATCACAGCCGCGCACGACCGAATAGCTGTAGTGATAGTAGCCGCCGCCATTGGCGCAGCTGCCCATCGAAATGACGTATTTCGGGTCCGACATCTGGTCGTAGACCTTGCGCAGGGCCGGAGCCATCTTGTTGCACAGCGTGCCTGCGACGATCATCACGTCCGACTGGCGCGGCGAGGCGCGCGGGGCGACGCCGAAACGCTCCATGTCGTAGCGCGGCATGTTCACGTGGATCATCTCGACCGCGCAGCACGCAAGGCCGAAGGTCATCCACCAGAGCGAACCGGTACGCGCCCACTGGAACAGGTCCTCGGTCGAAGTGACGAGGAAGCCCTTGTCGTTCACCTCGGCCTGGAGGGCGTTGAAATAATCCTGGTCGGGCTGGCGGATTTCACCACCCTGCGCCGCCGGAGGAAGGGTTTCGTTCACTCCCATTCGAGAGCTCCCACTTTCCACGCGTAGGCAAAGCCCACGATCAATTCGGTAAGGAAGATCATCATCGTGAACCAAGCCGGCCAGCCCGTCACGTCGAGGCTCACAGCCCACGGGAAGAGGAATGCCGCTTCGAGGTCGAAGATGATGAAGAGGATCGCCACGAGATAGAAGCGCACGTCGAACTGGCTGCGGGGCTCTTCGAACGCGGGGAAGCCGCATTCATATTCGCTGAGCTTTTCCGCATCGGGATTGTGCGTTCCGGTCAGGCGGGAGACGCCCATTGGCAGGAACACGAATGCTGCCGAAAGACCTACCGCAACGAGCAGGAACAGCAGGATCGGGAGATATTGGCTGAGATCGACCACGCGTTAATCCATCAGGGCTCAAAACTGCGCCCGCCTCTAGGCCCCTCGGCTTGCGGGTGCAAGGGGACGAATCGTGTAATCCCTGCGCCGGATGTTGCGAAAGGCGGAACCTGCCCTTTTCAGTCGGTCGCCAGCTTGCGAATCTGCGTCGGAGCCAGCGTCTTGCCATCAGCCAGCTCGCCCTCGACGAAGCTGCCCCACTGGCCGTTCCCGACATAGTAGAGCGCACCGCGCCCCAGATACCCCGAAAGCGGTTCGATCCATTCGGGATTCGCCTGCTCGAGCACGCGATGTCCGACGATCGAGCGACCATCACTGCCGAGCGTCAGGCCGACTATGCGCATCGGATTGATGCCGTTCTGGACCGCGATGAGTTCATTGCCCTGCCGCCAGAGTCCGTCGATCCCGTCGAGCAAGATCGGAAGCTCGGTCGAGACGCGGCTCACTCGCCCGCTTTCGATGTCGATGGCGGCGAGGCCATAGCTGTAGTCGCTCACATAGAGCGTGCGTCCGTCCTCGCTGGTGACCAGTCCCTGCGGTGAGCGGAGAATCTTCGGGGGAACGAGCGTCCGCATCGCATCCGCGCCGATACGGTAGCTGTAGACCCCTCCGCCGATCGGGTCGCTTGCGTAGAGCACTCCGTCGCGGCGGTGGAGATCGGACAGG is a window of Erythrobacter sp. HKB08 DNA encoding:
- the nuoK gene encoding NADH-quinone oxidoreductase subunit NuoK, which codes for MIGVEHYIVVSAVLFVLGVLGIFLNRKNVIIILMAIELILLSVNINLVAFSAFLNDLVGQVFSMFVLTVAAGEAAIGLAILVIFFRDRGTIAVDDVSRMKG
- a CDS encoding NADH-quinone oxidoreductase subunit J; translation: MIQTIAFYFFAVLVIASAVMVITAKNPVHSVLWLILAFFNAAGLMVLVGAEFIAMLLVVVYVGAVAVLFLFVVMMLDIDFAELRAGFIRNFPLGIAIALVLLAELVLGIGAYQAGALELGTPSGEGAPRVGESNIESLGVLLYGKYLFLFEAAGIILLIAMIGAIVLTHRPPKTQRGHQNIAKQNQRRPEDATVMKRPEVGKGVEL
- the nuoI gene encoding NADH-quinone oxidoreductase subunit NuoI; the encoded protein is MTSVAHLVKSFTLWEFVKAHALTLKYFFKPKVTINYPFEKNPLSPRFRGEHALRRYPNGEERCIACKLCEAICPAQAITIESEPREDGSRRTTRYDIDMTKCIYCGFCQEACPVDAIVEGPNFEYATETREELLYDKAKLLANGDKWERAIAANLEADAPYR
- the nuoH gene encoding NADH-quinone oxidoreductase subunit NuoH, with the protein product MTEFFQNLGMTYEWAWFTATVAGILLIALPLMLAVAMIIYMDRKVWAAINLRRGPNVVGPFGLLQSFADGLKVFLQETIIPSAANKGIFILAPIITFTVALAAWAVVPFDAGVVLADINVGLLYILAISSLSVYGVVMSGWASNSKYPFFSAMRAAAQMISYEVSIGFILICVVLWAGTFNLSDIVEAQKGHGLGFVNGYWFNLLLFPMWVMFFISSLAETQRVPFDLTEAESELVAGYQTEYSSMSFALFWLGEYANILLMCTLNALLFFGGWLPPVDWAPLYEVPGIIWLFAKILFFFFMFSWVMATVPRYRYDQLMRLGWKVFLPLSLFFVVAISGYLMATGHYGAAA
- the nuoG gene encoding NADH-quinone oxidoreductase subunit NuoG → MPKVTVDGQEIEVPDGATVLQACEMAGKEIPRFCYHERLSIAGNCRMCLVEVKPGPPKPQASCALPATEGQDIRTDTEMVKTAREGVMEFLLINHPLDCPICDQGGECDLQDQAVAYGRGGSRYQMNKRAVTEKYMGPLIKTVMTRCIHCTRCVRFSEEIAGVDEIGALYRGEDMQITTYLEQAAQHELSANVIDLCPVGALTSRPYAFEARPWELKKTLSIDVSDAVGANITLYSKGREVMRALPRNNDDVNEEWLSDKGRYQVDGLTRRRLDKVFMRKRGKLQPAGWDEAFKAIAKQLKGNTKSIAAVAGDMVDCETMFATKSLLKACGSNLVEGRQTGMDYDVSNLAAVNFNSTLAGIETADAILIVGSHVRWEAPLVNVRLRKAVKRGAKVFVLGPEWDPTYPAEFIGNDLSALSNLPASVTDAFNGAERPAIIMGGAALAKGALAAGLAAADALGVVKDGWNGFNVLHFSAARMGGLMLGFAQKGGMADIAKAAPKVLLSLGADEMDYEPYADSLKVYIGHHGDKGAHSADIILPAASFAEKDGTFVNTEGRVQYAEKAVFAPGDAREDWTIVRALADALGVNVGFDSFDELQSAMIKAVPALGEEGLADLGSLPKADGAAKAEGTIDAYPIKDFYLTNPIARASGVMQQCSAELLHGEELAEAAE
- the nuoF gene encoding NADH-quinone oxidoreductase subunit NuoF, whose amino-acid sequence is MLADKDRIFTNVYGFQDWGLKAAQQRGDWDDTKSLIARGQDAIIEEIKTSGLRGRGGAGFPTGLKWSFMPKESKDGRPSFLVINADESEPGSCKDREIIRHDPHKLIEGALVAGFAMRARAAYIYIRGEYIREAETLQAAIDEAYDAGLIGKNAAKSGYDFDVFLHRGAGAYICGEETAMIESLEGKKGQPRLKPPFPAGAGLYGCPTTVNNVESIAVVPTILRRGGSWFASFGRENNKGTKLFQISGHVNKPCVVEEALSIPFSELIEKHCGGIIGGKDNLLAVIPGGSSVPLVPAEQIWDAPMDFDGLKDLGSGLGTAGVIVMDKSTDIVRAISRISYFYKHESCGQCTPCREGTGWMWRMMERLREGDAAIEEIDMLQQVTKQVEGHTICALGDAAAWPIQGLIRHFRPELERRIHEHNAKFAEAAE
- the nuoE gene encoding NADH-quinone oxidoreductase subunit NuoE, which translates into the protein MADRTPAPDTPELRERWGNFAFNADYKAKADKAIARYPEGRQRSAVMPLLDLAQRQVGEETNTQGWLPLPVIEYVADYLGMPVIRVLEVATFYFMYNLKPVGRYHVQVCGTTPCMLRGSDGLFETCKKRGMKKGEVSEDGLWTLTEVECMGNCATAPMVQINDDNYEDLTPERLDAVLDALARGEQPKAGTQEPGRHTSEPSGGPTTLKEMVEANHDYRGEWS
- a CDS encoding NADH-quinone oxidoreductase subunit D codes for the protein MSLQLEESPTTGDEVITNYTINFGPQHPAAHGVLRMVMELDGEIIERIDPHVGLLHRGTEKLIEQRTYLQSLPYFDRLDYCSPLAQEYSYVLAIEKMLNVEVPERAQYLRVLFAELTRICNHMLNIGAHVMDVGAMTPNLWVFELREDCMNFFERASGARMHSAWFRPGGVHQDVPEKLLVDIGEWLDTRLPELFGDAMSLVLDNRIFKQRNVDIAVVSRDDAIAWGFSGPMIRAAGVPWDLRKAQPYDVYDRMDFEIPVGTNSDCYDRFVVRVKEVYESAKIIKQCLAEMPEGPVASTDGKVSPPKRGEMKQSMEALIHHFKLYTEGFHVPAGEVYVATESPKGEFGVYLVSDGSNKPYRCKIRPTAFSHLQAMDMMSKGHMLPDATAILGAIDVVFGECDR
- a CDS encoding NADH-quinone oxidoreductase subunit C: MAVLHSAPKIASNEGVSEALSKALGGMLVDAHEEHGEILFRVKRESIEDALRLLRDEHEYQQLMEIAGVDYPSRPERFEVVYMLLSLTKNHRIMVKCSTDEATPVPTVTTLWPNAGWLEREVFDMFGVLFEGNTDLRRILTDYGFEGHPFRKDFPMTGYTELRYSEDEKRVVYEPVKLAQDMRTFDFMSPWEGADYVLPGDEKADTPPVDEPKTTEKPSDTGAGAKADAKAAEKVSADAPAEKDTDVAEDAPEPTEDRADRAERKGKTKDTPAATEVDKEDDEK
- a CDS encoding NADH-quinone oxidoreductase subunit B family protein → MGVNETLPPAAQGGEIRQPDQDYFNALQAEVNDKGFLVTSTEDLFQWARTGSLWWMTFGLACCAVEMIHVNMPRYDMERFGVAPRASPRQSDVMIVAGTLCNKMAPALRKVYDQMSDPKYVISMGSCANGGGYYHYSYSVVRGCDRIVPVDIYIPGCPPTAEALLYGVMQLQRKIRRAGTIER
- the ndhC gene encoding NADH-quinone oxidoreductase subunit A, which encodes MVDLSQYLPILLFLLVAVGLSAAFVFLPMGVSRLTGTHNPDAEKLSEYECGFPAFEEPRSQFDVRFYLVAILFIIFDLEAAFLFPWAVSLDVTGWPAWFTMMIFLTELIVGFAYAWKVGALEWE